A region of the Clostridium estertheticum subsp. estertheticum genome:
TATTCCAGAAAAATTTACTGGACTTCCATGAGTTAAATGTCCACCATGGCTTAAATTCATACCTAGTACTGTATCTCCTGGTTTAAGCACAGAGAAATATACAGCCATATTAGCTTGAGATCCTGAATGAGGTTGTACATTGGCATGTTCTGCACCGAAAAGTTCTTTAATTCGTGTGCGAGCTAAATCTTCTACTTTATCAACTACTTCACAACCGCCATAATATCTTTTACCAGGATATCCTTCTGCATATTTATTAGTTAATATAGATCCATTTGCTTCAAGTACAGCTCTACTAACAAAATTTTCTGAAGCAATTAGTTCGATATGATCCTCCTGCCTTGTATCCTCTTCTTCAATTATTTCGTAAATTGCTAAATCACTGCTTTTTAAATATTCTTCCATGTTCATACCCATCCTCTCGTCTTTTAAATTAAACAATCTGATAAAATGATTCCATTAATAATTATAAAAATCAATAAAAATAATACTCTGAAATTTCAGAAATAAATAGTATAAGTATATTATAAAATTTTATACGATAATTATCAACTAAAAGATACTAATTTCATGAAATTTTATGGTTTTTATTATAAAATATTATTAATATAAGAAATTAATGCTACCTAAATCACATATTTTAATCATAAGTGACATATTAAAGTTTACGAAAATAATAAATAAGATAACTTAATTTTCTAACTAATAAGAATTTATTAGCTTTATGGTATATACTAATAGAGCAATTTTATTATTATATACTATATAATATCTAAAGTTAAATTTATTCAGAAAGGAGATTATATGTATACTGACGATATTATTCAAATCGCTGCTGAAGCCGGTAAAATCATTTTAGAAAATGGTGGGGAAACTTATAGGGTAGAGCAAACAATAACTATGATATGTAAGTCTTACGGCGTATCACGAACCGAGAGTTTTGTTACTCCTACAGGCATTATGATTTCTATAACTAATAGTAAAAATCAGACCATTTCATTAATTAGAAGAATTCACATTAGGACAGTTAATCTTCGCAAGGTTTCCATGATTAATAATCTATCAAGACAAGTTGTATCAGCTCCTTTATCCATAGTGGATATAAAAAAAGAAATTGAATATATTAATAATTTACAACCTTATTCTGAAAAGACTACTACTTTTTTTTCAGCTTTCTGCGCAGGATTTTTTACGTTACTTTTTGGTGGAAATTATAAAGATTTCTTTGTAGCCTTTATAATCGGAGCCATTATTAATTATTTAAGTTTATTTTTAGATAAATTTGAAATAAATAGTTTTTTAAAAAATACGCTTAGCGGTTCTGTAGCTGCACTCATAGCGCTAATAGCTAATTCACTTCATTTAGTAGGTAATATGGATACTATAATAATAGGATCAATAATGTTATTAGTACCTGGCATAGCCATTACAAATGCAATAAGGGATACTATTGCTGGAGATTTAGTTTCTGGTATATCTAGATCAATAGAGGCTTTATTTATAGCTGTTGCCATATCTTCTGGCACGAGTATAATTTTCAAAATTTGGTTCTTATTGTTTGGAGGTACTCTTGTATGATTCTTAATTCTTTTTACGCATTTCTAAGTTCTCTATGTTTTGGAGTACTATTTAACATCCGTGGTAAAAACCTAATAATTGCATCACTTGGAGGTGGACTTGCTTGGCTTACTTATCTTATTTCTGGAAGACTTCAACCATCCCTAGTTTTTTCATTGTTTCTTGCATCAATGGTTGGTAGCATATATTCAGAAATAATGGCAAGATTATATAAAAATCCTGTGACTATGTTTGTAATCTGTGCAATTATACCCCTTGTGCCCGGTGGTGGAATGTATTATGCCACCCTTGAAGCTGTAAAAGGTAACTTTACTGTCGCTCTAACCAAAGGCGCTGAGACACTATTTAGTGCAGGTGCAATTGCAGTTGGAATAGTACTAGTAGCTTCAATAAGTACTGTTTTCAAAAAAATAAAGAAGTAAAATTTGATATCAAATTTTACTTCTTTATTTTTACTTTAAAAACATAAGAAAAGTTGAGACTAGCTCTTCAATTTTAGCTTTTTCTTCATTTTTTTCTTCATAACTACCATTATCCTCATGTAAAAGACAGTTTTTTGTATATCTTTCTAAAACAAGTCCACCAACTTTATTCATAGCGGCTCTTGCTGCGGCAACTTGAACCAATACGTCTTTGCAACAAGCTTCACATGTTATCATCTTTTCTATACCTTTAACTTGTCCCTCGATCTTCCTCAATCTAACTTGAATATTTTTGACTAATTCGTCATTTATTGATTTATCATCATTTATCATTTTACCTCAGCTTTTGTAATACCAAGTTCTTTAAGCTGTTTGTCATCAACCATATTTGGTGCTTCACTCATTGGACAGTAAGCATTTTGATTTTTCGGGAAAGCAATAACATCCTTAATGTTATCTGTTCCTGCTAAAAACATTATCATTCTATCAAGTCCAAAAGCAAGTCCGCCATGAGGTGGTGGTCCAAATTTAAATGCTTCTAGTAAGAAACCAAATCTTTCCCATGCCTTTTCCTGTGTAAATCCCAAAACCTTAAGCATAGTTTCTTGAAGCTCTGAACTATGTATTCTTATACTTCCTCCACCTAATTCTTCTCCATTTAAGACTATATCATATGCTTTAGCACGAACTCTACCTGGATCTGATTCAAGATATTGTAGATCCTCATCCATTGGCATTGTGAAAGGATGATGTGCTGCTATATATCTATTTTCTTCTTCGCTATAATCAAATAAAGGAAATTCTGTAATCCATACAAAATTAAATTCCTTATTATCTTTTAAAATTTCTAGTTCTTTAGCTACATGTAATCTTAAGGCTCCTAAACTTTGTAGTGTTATACTATCCTTATCTGCAACAATAAGCACTAAATCTCCAGTTTTTGCCTCAACCTTATCGAGTATTTCTTGCATTTGCTGTTCATTAAAGAACTTAGCCATAGGTGATTTTATCCCATCTTCTTTACATGCAATCCAGGCAAGCCCTTTTGCTCTATAAGTCTTAACAAACTCACCAAATTTGTCTAATTTTTTTCTTCCCATATCTGCAGCATTCTCAACTTTTATAGCTCTTACTGAGCCACCATTTTCTATAGCGCTTTTAAACACTACAAATTCAGAATCTTTTACAACGCT
Encoded here:
- a CDS encoding threonine/serine exporter family protein; this translates as MYTDDIIQIAAEAGKIILENGGETYRVEQTITMICKSYGVSRTESFVTPTGIMISITNSKNQTISLIRRIHIRTVNLRKVSMINNLSRQVVSAPLSIVDIKKEIEYINNLQPYSEKTTTFFSAFCAGFFTLLFGGNYKDFFVAFIIGAIINYLSLFLDKFEINSFLKNTLSGSVAALIALIANSLHLVGNMDTIIIGSIMLLVPGIAITNAIRDTIAGDLVSGISRSIEALFIAVAISSGTSIIFKIWFLLFGGTLV
- a CDS encoding threonine/serine exporter family protein yields the protein MILNSFYAFLSSLCFGVLFNIRGKNLIIASLGGGLAWLTYLISGRLQPSLVFSLFLASMVGSIYSEIMARLYKNPVTMFVICAIIPLVPGGGMYYATLEAVKGNFTVALTKGAETLFSAGAIAVGIVLVASISTVFKKIKK
- a CDS encoding metal-sensitive transcriptional regulator, with the translated sequence MINDDKSINDELVKNIQVRLRKIEGQVKGIEKMITCEACCKDVLVQVAAARAAMNKVGGLVLERYTKNCLLHEDNGSYEEKNEEKAKIEELVSTFLMFLK